One window of the Chryseotalea sp. WA131a genome contains the following:
- a CDS encoding response regulator transcription factor, protein MKLVLLEDEQPALRHLKRMIEQVAPHAAIVAHFDAVESAIDWFQSNTDYDLIISDIQLSDGLSLAIFQQVKMTKPIIFTTAFDQYAIEAFKVNGIDYLLKPVKAEELGKAIEKYKTLFNHNNQPPLDVEKLIKQIVGQEKVYRARLLVHFRDELKSIPTDNIAFIHSENKTSHLYTKAGEMFILDQNMEELEDQLNPQFFFRANRQFIISFSSIKSNHQHFNGKIKVLLTLPTKEEVLVSRESAPEFKTWLGI, encoded by the coding sequence ATGAAACTGGTTTTGTTAGAAGATGAACAACCTGCGCTTCGGCATTTGAAGCGGATGATCGAACAAGTTGCCCCACACGCAGCGATAGTGGCGCATTTCGATGCGGTGGAAAGTGCCATCGACTGGTTTCAATCCAATACGGATTATGATTTAATTATCAGCGACATTCAGCTTTCAGATGGACTAAGCTTAGCTATTTTTCAACAGGTGAAAATGACTAAACCAATTATTTTTACCACGGCATTTGATCAGTATGCCATTGAGGCATTTAAAGTTAATGGCATCGACTATTTACTAAAGCCGGTAAAAGCGGAGGAGCTCGGCAAAGCGATTGAAAAATACAAAACACTTTTTAATCACAACAATCAACCTCCGTTGGATGTCGAGAAGTTAATAAAGCAAATTGTAGGTCAGGAAAAAGTATATCGTGCAAGGCTGCTGGTTCATTTTCGCGATGAGTTGAAAAGTATTCCTACAGACAACATTGCATTTATTCATAGCGAGAACAAAACATCGCACCTCTATACAAAGGCTGGGGAAATGTTTATTCTGGATCAGAACATGGAAGAGCTAGAAGATCAACTTAATCCGCAGTTTTTTTTCAGGGCTAACAGGCAATTCATTATTTCTTTCAGCTCCATAAAAAGCAACCACCAACATTTCAATGGCAAGATTAAAGTGCTGCTGACCTTACCAACCAAAGAAGAAGTTTTGGTAAGTCGCGAGAGCGCCCCTGAATTCAAAACATGGTTGGGTATTTGA
- a CDS encoding DUF2147 domain-containing protein gives MRRSSKSPPKRNRKLEGLEIISNLAYADGKWKGTIYDPESGKTYNCQIKLVNENALEVLGYIGSPLLGVK, from the coding sequence ATGAGACGCAGTTCCAAATCCCCTCCCAAGCGCAACAGAAAATTAGAAGGCCTCGAAATCATTTCGAATCTTGCTTATGCAGATGGAAAATGGAAGGGTACTATCTATGATCCGGAGAGCGGAAAAACCTACAACTGCCAGATTAAATTGGTAAACGAAAATGCGCTGGAGGTTTTAGGATACATTGGCAGCCCGTTGCTCGGAGTTAAATAG
- a CDS encoding DUF2147 domain-containing protein — protein sequence MKRIIGIGIFISLGQVNAQPNRIIGVWLTSDKDAKIEIYQKESRYFGKMIWLTPDVDGNGKPLTDSENPDPTKRNRKLEGLEIISGLAYADGKWKGTIYVPESGKTYNSQIKLVNENTVELTGYVGLPMFGLTETWKRSIHNKE from the coding sequence ATGAAAAGGATAATCGGCATCGGCATCTTTATTTCTCTAGGGCAAGTCAACGCCCAACCAAATCGCATAATAGGAGTGTGGCTTACTTCAGATAAGGATGCAAAAATTGAAATCTATCAAAAGGAATCCCGCTATTTTGGCAAAATGATTTGGCTTACACCCGATGTGGACGGAAACGGCAAGCCACTAACTGATTCCGAAAATCCCGATCCGACCAAGCGCAACAGAAAGTTAGAAGGCCTCGAAATCATTTCTGGTCTTGCGTATGCAGATGGAAAATGGAAAGGTACTATCTATGTTCCTGAGAGTGGCAAAACCTACAACAGTCAGATAAAGTTGGTAAACGAAAATACCGTGGAGCTAACTGGTTATGTGGGTTTACCAATGTTTGGTCTAACTGAAACCTGGAAAAGAAGTATTCATAATAAAGAATAG
- a CDS encoding histidine kinase, with translation MKDFPFSLRTWMRYFGSPLFGIVLYIVSFFLVSDEGFDEYYEKYGIWAYFYDLIIAIAWSAINLEISFMVSDALDKVFPWTAKPFWRFLTQSTIQLCLTVVVVFCCLVSYVYVFQLEQWNDHEVSLIFIPTAILAGLLSLLVMGLNVGVFFFQRWQATQLEAEQLKQANLENQIQILTQQLDPHFLFNNFNTLSSLIEEDPKSANYFLSKMSDVYRYVLSNRDQKVVSLREELGMIEAYTHLLKERFGEHLQVTVDIPPLQQKLSLPVLALQNLVENAVKHNTINGQHPLVITIRADKDALVVENTFQPKLHVENSTKVGLKNIQDRYKLLSKKSIKVENKGQLFRVTLPLLDV, from the coding sequence ATGAAAGATTTTCCATTTTCACTTCGCACCTGGATGCGCTATTTCGGATCGCCTCTGTTTGGGATTGTGCTTTACATTGTTTCCTTCTTTTTGGTGTCGGACGAAGGCTTTGACGAATACTACGAAAAATATGGGATCTGGGCATACTTTTATGACCTGATCATTGCTATTGCCTGGTCGGCAATTAACCTCGAGATCAGTTTCATGGTAAGCGATGCGCTTGATAAAGTGTTCCCTTGGACAGCAAAACCCTTTTGGCGTTTTCTCACTCAAAGCACCATTCAACTTTGCCTTACGGTGGTTGTGGTGTTCTGTTGCTTAGTTTCGTATGTATATGTGTTTCAATTAGAGCAATGGAACGATCATGAGGTTTCACTTATTTTTATTCCGACTGCTATTTTAGCAGGTTTATTAAGTCTATTGGTAATGGGCCTAAATGTGGGGGTTTTCTTTTTTCAACGCTGGCAAGCTACGCAATTGGAGGCTGAGCAATTGAAGCAAGCTAATCTGGAAAATCAAATTCAGATTTTAACGCAGCAATTAGACCCCCATTTTCTATTTAATAATTTTAATACGCTTTCATCTTTGATAGAGGAAGATCCAAAAAGTGCAAATTATTTTTTATCAAAGATGAGTGATGTGTACCGATATGTTTTGTCGAACCGCGACCAGAAGGTAGTGTCGCTAAGAGAAGAGCTGGGAATGATTGAGGCTTATACCCATTTGCTAAAAGAGCGATTTGGTGAACACCTTCAAGTTACTGTGGACATTCCACCGCTTCAGCAAAAGTTGTCACTACCCGTATTGGCACTTCAAAATCTCGTAGAAAATGCGGTCAAGCACAATACGATCAATGGGCAGCATCCGTTGGTAATTACCATTCGTGCTGATAAAGACGCTCTCGTTGTAGAAAACACCTTTCAGCCGAAGCTTCACGTAGAGAACAGTACTAAAGTGGGGCTGAAAAATATTCAAGATCGGTATAAGTTATTGAGTAAGAAATCAATCAAAGTGGAAAATAAAGGTCAACTCTTTCGTGTTACTTTACCCTTACTAGATGTATGA
- a CDS encoding alpha/beta hydrolase, whose product MQRTFLLALTIFAMNAKGQHIDFKTKFETKFLTFDNYKVHCLKKGVGSPILLIHGGGTWMYSWRNIIDSLSLNHTVYACDMPGHGYTVAENEPKYELDDFANFIDHFLTHFQIDKISIVGNSWGGGWALYYAEKFPGKVEKLILIDPSGLNVKDVFEWEILKYPLIGELASKMAIKNAVKKAYQKVYVNQTLIDNSLINETYKPLKIRQNQRAAYKIKRNCKWTVTENKMSEVRIPVKIIWGDQDNYLEVKYAIIYASKIMTSDLTIMKNCGHTPHEEQPKETLKIIEDFLTK is encoded by the coding sequence ATGCAAAGAACATTTTTACTCGCTTTGACAATCTTCGCAATGAATGCAAAAGGACAACATATAGATTTTAAAACTAAATTTGAAACTAAGTTTTTGACTTTTGACAATTACAAAGTACATTGTTTAAAAAAGGGTGTTGGTAGTCCAATACTGTTAATTCACGGTGGTGGAACTTGGATGTACAGTTGGCGTAATATTATTGATAGCCTTTCTCTAAACCATACTGTTTATGCTTGTGATATGCCAGGGCATGGTTATACTGTTGCCGAAAATGAACCAAAATATGAGTTAGACGACTTTGCGAATTTTATTGACCATTTCCTAACTCATTTTCAAATTGACAAAATAAGTATTGTTGGAAACTCTTGGGGTGGTGGTTGGGCTTTGTATTACGCAGAGAAATTTCCAGGCAAAGTTGAAAAACTAATACTCATCGACCCATCGGGACTAAATGTTAAAGATGTTTTTGAGTGGGAAATTTTAAAATATCCATTGATTGGGGAGTTAGCATCAAAAATGGCTATAAAAAATGCAGTTAAAAAAGCATACCAAAAAGTTTACGTTAACCAAACTCTCATTGATAATTCACTCATAAATGAAACATACAAGCCTTTAAAAATTAGGCAAAACCAAAGAGCAGCTTATAAAATAAAGCGAAATTGCAAATGGACAGTTACAGAAAATAAGATGAGCGAAGTTAGAATTCCAGTAAAGATAATTTGGGGCGATCAAGACAACTATCTGGAGGTAAAATATGCAATTATATATGCTTCAAAAATTATGACATCAGACTTGACAATAATGAAAAACTGCGGACACACACCGCACGAGGAACAACCAAAAGAGACGCTTAAAATAATTGAGGACTTTTTGACGAAATAG